In Methanosarcina barkeri MS, a single window of DNA contains:
- the larA gene encoding nickel-dependent lactate racemase — MTANIKKISLAFGSTGIEFEIPERNLASAILPSEFEIKEDRASLIKKALENPIKSRRLSEIVNPDSKVAIIVSDVTRPTPTAKLLPPLLDELYLGGVKDENITIVFALGLHRNQTEEESRKLVGEEVYKKIRCIQHDRKRCRHLGETSFGTPVEVFEEVADSDVIISTGTLEFHYYAGYSGGGKSVLPGVSSEKSILSYHSFYSKLFEGDPLSGRTDSPARQNIEEAARIAGLNFILNVVLNSKKEIVDAVAGDFIEAHRQGVEVVDSMYKVPVEPADAAIVSCGGFPKDINLFQATKSLENAVFAVKKGGVIVLVAECTEGIGNKVYERWSTECKTPDEAIQKFRKCFEFGGHKAATVGRAAKTFKLYLVSKLPDTESRNTFFTPVKSVEEALEKIFSENPDAKVHVMPNGGWTLPIMK; from the coding sequence ATGACTGCAAACATAAAAAAAATATCACTTGCTTTTGGAAGTACGGGAATTGAGTTTGAAATTCCTGAAAGAAATCTTGCCAGTGCTATTTTGCCTTCGGAGTTTGAAATTAAGGAAGACAGAGCTTCCCTTATTAAAAAAGCGCTTGAAAATCCCATTAAAAGCCGAAGGCTTTCTGAGATTGTAAACCCTGATTCAAAGGTTGCAATCATAGTTAGTGATGTTACTCGGCCAACTCCTACTGCAAAACTTCTTCCTCCTCTACTTGATGAGCTTTATCTTGGAGGGGTAAAAGATGAAAATATTACTATTGTTTTTGCCCTCGGGCTCCATCGAAACCAGACAGAAGAAGAATCCCGAAAACTGGTTGGAGAAGAAGTCTACAAAAAAATTCGCTGCATCCAGCATGACAGGAAAAGGTGCAGGCATCTAGGAGAGACAAGTTTCGGAACGCCTGTAGAAGTCTTTGAAGAAGTAGCAGACTCCGACGTTATCATAAGCACAGGAACCCTGGAATTTCATTATTATGCGGGATACAGTGGAGGAGGGAAATCTGTTCTTCCGGGAGTCAGTTCGGAAAAATCGATTCTTTCTTATCATAGTTTTTATAGCAAACTCTTTGAAGGAGACCCTCTCTCAGGCAGAACCGACAGTCCGGCACGACAAAATATAGAGGAAGCTGCAAGGATTGCGGGCCTTAACTTTATCCTTAATGTCGTGCTTAACAGCAAAAAAGAGATAGTTGATGCCGTTGCTGGAGATTTCATCGAAGCTCACAGACAAGGAGTAGAAGTTGTTGATTCCATGTACAAGGTGCCTGTAGAACCTGCGGATGCAGCAATTGTCTCGTGCGGAGGTTTTCCAAAAGACATTAACCTTTTCCAGGCGACAAAATCCCTTGAAAATGCAGTTTTTGCTGTAAAAAAAGGAGGAGTAATAGTGCTTGTGGCTGAATGTACTGAAGGGATCGGGAATAAGGTATATGAGCGCTGGAGTACAGAATGCAAAACTCCCGATGAGGCGATACAGAAATTCAGAAAATGTTTTGAATTTGGGGGACACAAAGCTGCCACTGTTGGGAGGGCTGCAAAAACCTTCAAACTTTATCTTGTCTCTAAACTTCCGGACACTGAAAGCAGAAATACTTTCTTTACTCCTGTAAAAAGCGTCGAAGAAGCACTTGAAAAGATTTTTTCAGAAAACCCTGACGCTAAAGTCCATGTTATGCCCAATGGCGGGTGGACTCTGCCCATAATGAAATAA
- the larA gene encoding nickel-dependent lactate racemase, which produces MIENTKTISLAFGSTALELDIPERNVSSIILPSEPEKKEDPTYLIKKALENPIKSKRISEIVNPDSKVAIIVSDVTRPTPTAKLLPSLLEELYLGGIKDENITIVFALGLHRNQTEEESRKLVGEEVYKKIRCIQHDTGRCRRIGITSRGTPIEVFEDIMDADVVIGTGSIEFHYYAGYSGGAKSILPGVSSKETVITNHKMMIDEKAVSGRVDGPVRQDMEEAAKIFGLDFILNVVLDSKKKIVAAVAGDFIEAHRKGVEVVDSMYKVSVEPADAVIVSCGGFPKDINLFQANKALDNATQAVKAGGSIILVAECAEGIGNQVYECWNRECRSPDDAIERFKKCFEFGGHKTAIIAKTSKRFKLYLVSKLSDEQTRNAFFTPMVSVEEALSAVLSENPDAKIHLMPHGGQTLPVRKEN; this is translated from the coding sequence ATGATTGAAAACACAAAAACAATATCATTAGCTTTTGGAAGCACGGCACTTGAGCTGGATATCCCGGAAAGAAACGTATCCAGCATTATTTTGCCTTCAGAGCCTGAAAAAAAGGAAGATCCAACTTATTTAATTAAAAAAGCTCTTGAAAATCCCATAAAAAGCAAAAGGATTTCTGAGATTGTAAACCCTGATTCGAAGGTTGCAATTATAGTTAGTGACGTTACTCGGCCAACTCCTACTGCAAAGCTTCTTCCTTCTCTGCTTGAAGAGCTTTACCTTGGAGGGATAAAGGACGAAAATATTACTATTGTCTTTGCTCTCGGGCTTCATCGAAACCAGACTGAAGAGGAATCCCGAAAACTGGTTGGAGAAGAAGTCTACAAAAAAATTCGTTGCATTCAGCATGATACCGGCAGGTGCAGACGCATTGGCATAACTTCCCGTGGAACCCCGATTGAGGTCTTTGAAGACATTATGGATGCCGATGTTGTTATAGGGACCGGAAGCATTGAATTCCATTATTATGCAGGATACAGTGGAGGGGCAAAGTCCATACTGCCTGGTGTAAGCTCGAAAGAAACAGTTATTACAAACCATAAAATGATGATCGATGAAAAAGCTGTTTCCGGAAGGGTTGATGGGCCTGTCAGGCAGGACATGGAAGAAGCCGCAAAAATATTCGGCCTTGATTTTATCCTGAATGTGGTGCTTGACAGTAAAAAAAAGATAGTTGCTGCCGTTGCCGGGGACTTTATCGAGGCTCACAGGAAAGGCGTGGAAGTTGTGGATTCCATGTATAAAGTGTCTGTGGAGCCTGCTGATGCGGTAATTGTTTCCTGCGGAGGCTTTCCTAAAGATATCAATCTCTTCCAGGCAAATAAGGCGCTTGACAATGCAACTCAGGCTGTGAAAGCGGGAGGTTCCATCATTCTTGTAGCCGAATGTGCCGAAGGGATAGGAAACCAGGTCTACGAATGCTGGAACAGAGAGTGTCGAAGCCCAGACGACGCGATTGAGCGTTTCAAAAAATGTTTTGAATTCGGGGGGCACAAGACGGCAATCATTGCAAAAACTTCAAAAAGATTTAAGCTTTATCTGGTTTCAAAACTTTCAGACGAGCAAACAAGAAATGCATTCTTTACTCCTATGGTAAGTGTAGAGGAGGCCTTGTCTGCAGTGCTATCGGAAAATCCTGACGCAAAAATTCACCTTATGCCTCATGGAGGGCAGACCCTACCTGTTAGAAAAGAAAATTGA